In Halanaerobiaceae bacterium ANBcell28, the following are encoded in one genomic region:
- the asnA gene encoding aspartate--ammonia ligase, whose protein sequence is MEKLIIPENYKSLLSVRETEIAIKKLKDHFERKLANTLNLIRVSAPLFVDADSGLNDNLNGIERPVSFDIKAIDGMNLEIVQSLAKWKRLALHKYQFDAGEGLYTDMNAIRRDEDLGNLHSLYVDQWDWEKVIDKEDRNIEKLKSLVISIYDVFKETEDYICNEYPSIEQFFPEEIFFINTQELEDRYPNLSPKEREDAITKEKKAVFIMKIGGVLDSGRKHDGRAPDYDDWELNGDILFWYPVLDRALEISSMGIRVDKEAIMKQLKAANAEDRAKMPFHKMILDDELPYTVGGGIGQSRMCMFLLKKAHIGEVQSGIWPDEMHDLCNDANIFLL, encoded by the coding sequence ATGGAAAAATTAATTATTCCGGAAAATTATAAATCTTTATTATCAGTACGGGAAACAGAAATTGCTATAAAAAAGTTAAAAGATCATTTTGAAAGGAAATTGGCTAATACTTTAAATTTAATAAGAGTTTCAGCACCATTGTTTGTTGATGCTGATTCAGGTTTGAATGATAACTTGAATGGTATCGAAAGGCCTGTAAGCTTTGATATAAAAGCTATTGATGGTATGAACCTAGAAATTGTACAATCCCTTGCCAAATGGAAGCGTTTAGCTCTGCATAAATATCAATTTGATGCAGGAGAGGGACTATATACGGATATGAATGCAATTAGAAGAGACGAGGACCTAGGTAATTTACATTCTCTTTATGTAGATCAGTGGGACTGGGAAAAGGTTATAGATAAGGAAGATAGAAATATTGAAAAACTAAAGTCATTGGTAATATCAATATATGATGTTTTTAAAGAAACTGAAGATTATATCTGTAATGAATATCCTTCTATTGAGCAATTTTTCCCTGAAGAAATATTTTTTATAAATACTCAGGAGTTAGAAGATAGGTATCCTAACTTAAGTCCAAAAGAAAGAGAAGATGCTATAACTAAAGAAAAGAAAGCTGTTTTCATTATGAAAATAGGAGGAGTATTAGACTCAGGTAGAAAACACGACGGTCGTGCTCCTGACTATGATGATTGGGAATTGAATGGTGATATTCTATTTTGGTATCCTGTTCTAGATAGAGCTTTAGAAATTTCCTCTATGGGAATTAGAGTGGATAAAGAGGCTATAATGAAACAACTAAAGGCAGCGAATGCTGAAGATAGAGCTAAGATGCCTTTCCATAAAATGATTTTAGATGATGAATTACCCTACACAGTTGGTGGTGGTATTGGTCAATCAAGGATGTGTATGTTTTTGTTAAAAAAAGCACATATTGGAGAAGTACAATCAGGCATATGGCCTGATGAAATGCATGACTTATGTAATGATGCCAATATTTTCTTATTATAA